A window from Brucella sp. BE17 encodes these proteins:
- the zapE gene encoding cell division protein ZapE: MSFDGNLKAYPSVRERYDAMVAAGEVDKDPAQLDLTDRYDRLMEEVCTKRLSRKSSALGWLFGKRKPAQEIVKGLYVHGEVGRGKTMLMDMFFSLLPVERKRRAHFNDFMADVHERINAHRQAHKRGETKQDDPIPPVADILAEQAWVLCFDEFTVTDIADAMILSRLFSALFSRGVVLIATSNVAPDNLYNNGLNRQLFLPFVDILKKHVEVINLDSRTDYRLEKLDRQPVYLTPLGPETTKRMDAAWAAHKNGAEEKADIIRIKGRDISVHRSVAGAARFSFDELCAQPLGASDYIAIVNRYPSLFVDDVPVLDQARRNEAKRFILLVDVLYDNHARVFMTAEAQPEKLYLATSGTEAFEFDRTASRLFEMQSADYLEAFSQKHPA, translated from the coding sequence ATGTCTTTCGACGGCAATCTGAAGGCTTATCCGTCTGTTCGCGAACGCTATGATGCGATGGTTGCGGCGGGCGAAGTGGATAAAGACCCGGCCCAGCTCGATCTCACCGACCGTTATGACCGGCTGATGGAAGAAGTCTGTACAAAGCGACTTTCGCGCAAGTCCAGCGCGCTGGGATGGCTGTTCGGCAAGCGCAAACCAGCACAGGAAATCGTCAAGGGGCTTTATGTTCATGGCGAGGTCGGGCGCGGCAAGACCATGTTGATGGATATGTTCTTTTCGCTGTTGCCGGTTGAGCGCAAGCGGCGGGCGCATTTCAATGATTTCATGGCCGATGTGCATGAACGCATCAATGCGCACCGGCAGGCGCATAAGCGTGGCGAAACCAAACAGGATGATCCTATTCCACCCGTCGCCGATATTTTGGCGGAGCAGGCCTGGGTTCTGTGCTTCGACGAGTTTACCGTGACCGATATTGCGGATGCGATGATCCTGTCGCGTCTGTTCAGTGCCTTGTTTTCGCGGGGCGTGGTGCTGATTGCAACCTCGAATGTCGCGCCGGACAATCTTTACAACAATGGTCTCAACCGCCAGCTTTTTCTGCCCTTTGTCGACATTTTGAAAAAACACGTCGAGGTCATCAACCTCGATTCGCGCACCGATTACCGTCTGGAAAAACTGGATCGGCAGCCGGTTTATCTGACACCGCTCGGGCCGGAAACCACCAAGCGCATGGATGCGGCATGGGCTGCCCATAAAAATGGTGCTGAGGAAAAAGCCGATATCATCCGCATCAAGGGCCGCGACATTTCCGTGCATCGTTCGGTTGCGGGGGCTGCACGGTTTTCATTCGATGAACTTTGTGCGCAGCCGCTGGGTGCGTCTGACTATATCGCTATTGTCAATCGCTATCCGTCTTTGTTCGTCGATGACGTGCCGGTGCTCGATCAGGCACGACGAAACGAAGCCAAGCGCTTCATCCTGCTGGTCGATGTTCTTTATGATAATCATGCCCGCGTGTTCATGACGGCTGAAGCGCAACCCGAAAAGCTTTATCTCGCGACAAGCGGAACCGAAGCCTTTGAATTCGACCGCACCGCTTCACGTCTGTTTGAGATGCAGAGCGCGGATTATCTTGAGGCTTTTTCCCAAAAACACCCGGCCTGA
- the mdh gene encoding malate dehydrogenase, with translation MARNKIALIGSGMIGGTLAHLAGLKELGDVVLFDIAEGTPQGKGLDIAESSPVDGFDAKFTGANDYAAIEGADVVIVTAGVPRKPGMSRDDLLGINLKVMEQVGAGIAKYAPEAFVICITNPLDAMVWALQKFSGLPAHKVVGMAGVLDSARFRYFLAEEFKVSVEDVTAFVLGGHGDSMVPLARYSTVAGIPLPDLVKMGWTSQDKLDKIIQRTRDGGAEIVGLLKTGSAFYAPAASAIQMAESYLKDKKRVLPVAAQLSGQYGVKDMYVGVPTVIGANGVERVIEIDLDKAEKAEFDKSVASVAGLCEACIGIAPSLK, from the coding sequence ATGGCACGCAACAAGATTGCCCTCATCGGCTCTGGTATGATTGGCGGCACGCTCGCTCATCTTGCTGGTCTGAAAGAGCTTGGCGACGTCGTCCTTTTCGATATTGCGGAAGGTACGCCGCAGGGCAAGGGACTGGATATTGCCGAATCTTCTCCGGTTGACGGTTTTGATGCGAAGTTCACCGGCGCAAATGATTATGCTGCCATTGAAGGCGCTGATGTCGTCATCGTCACCGCAGGTGTGCCGCGCAAGCCGGGTATGAGCCGCGACGATCTCCTGGGCATCAACCTCAAGGTCATGGAGCAGGTAGGCGCTGGCATTGCAAAATATGCGCCTGAGGCTTTCGTTATCTGCATCACCAACCCGCTCGACGCGATGGTCTGGGCCTTGCAAAAATTCTCGGGCCTGCCCGCACACAAGGTCGTCGGCATGGCCGGTGTTCTCGATAGCGCCCGTTTCCGCTACTTCCTCGCTGAAGAGTTCAAGGTGTCGGTTGAAGACGTCACTGCATTCGTGCTGGGCGGTCATGGCGACAGCATGGTGCCGCTCGCCCGTTACTCGACTGTTGCAGGCATTCCGCTGCCCGATCTCGTCAAGATGGGCTGGACCTCGCAGGACAAGCTCGACAAGATCATCCAGCGCACCCGTGATGGCGGAGCTGAAATCGTCGGTCTCCTGAAGACCGGCTCAGCTTTCTACGCACCGGCTGCATCCGCCATCCAGATGGCTGAATCGTACCTCAAAGACAAGAAGCGTGTTCTGCCGGTCGCAGCACAGCTTTCCGGTCAGTATGGCGTCAAGGATATGTATGTCGGTGTTCCCACCGTCATTGGTGCCAATGGCGTCGAACGCGTGATCGAGATTGATCTCGACAAGGCCGAGAAGGCCGAGTTCGACAAGTCGGTCGCCTCCGTTGCCGGGCTTTGCGAAGCCTGCATCGGTATTGCTCCGTCACTCAAGTAA
- the mtaB gene encoding tRNA (N(6)-L-threonylcarbamoyladenosine(37)-C(2))-methylthiotransferase MtaB → MAVDIVTFGCRLNTYESEVMKREADSAGLGELKDGAIIFNTCAVTAEAVRQARQAIRKARRENPQARIIVTGCAAQTESGKFEAMDEVDLVLGNEEKLKANSYRMLPDFGVNQFEKVRVNDIMEVRETASHMVDAIEGRARAFVQVQNGCDHRCTFCIIPYGRGNSRSVPMGGVVDQVKRLVDNGYREVVLTGVDMTSYGPDLPGNLRLGKLVKTVLTQVPDLQRLRLSSIDSIEADDELMEAIATEKRLMPHLHLSLQAGDDMILKRMKRRHLREDSIRFCEDVRRLRPDIVFGADIIAGFPTETEDMFVNSMKIVEECGLTHLHVFPYSAREGTPAARMPQVRRDIVKQRAARLRAVGDRAYEKHLASLTHSVQRLLIEKEGFGRTEGFTLAAVETGQPGEIIERIVTGHDGEKLLTRQAEPKAA, encoded by the coding sequence ATGGCTGTCGATATCGTAACATTCGGATGTCGCCTCAACACTTACGAATCCGAGGTAATGAAGCGGGAGGCAGATAGCGCTGGCCTTGGCGAGTTGAAAGACGGCGCAATCATCTTCAACACCTGTGCAGTGACGGCAGAAGCCGTGCGTCAGGCACGCCAAGCAATCCGCAAGGCACGACGTGAGAACCCGCAAGCGCGTATCATCGTCACCGGCTGCGCCGCACAGACTGAATCCGGCAAGTTTGAAGCCATGGATGAAGTCGATCTGGTTTTGGGCAATGAGGAAAAGCTCAAGGCCAACTCCTACCGCATGTTGCCGGATTTTGGCGTCAACCAGTTCGAAAAGGTGCGCGTCAACGACATTATGGAAGTGCGTGAAACCGCAAGCCATATGGTTGATGCCATCGAAGGCCGCGCACGCGCTTTCGTGCAGGTACAAAACGGCTGCGATCATCGCTGCACCTTCTGCATCATCCCCTATGGCCGCGGCAATTCACGTTCGGTCCCGATGGGCGGCGTGGTCGATCAGGTCAAGCGCCTTGTCGATAATGGCTATAGAGAAGTGGTGCTGACCGGCGTCGATATGACATCCTACGGCCCGGACCTTCCGGGAAACCTCCGCCTCGGTAAGCTGGTGAAGACGGTTCTTACTCAAGTGCCGGATTTGCAGCGCCTGCGCCTGTCCTCTATCGACTCCATTGAAGCCGATGATGAGCTGATGGAGGCAATCGCCACTGAAAAGCGCCTGATGCCACATCTGCATCTCTCTCTTCAGGCGGGCGATGACATGATTTTAAAGCGCATGAAGCGCCGCCATCTGCGCGAGGATTCGATCCGCTTTTGTGAAGATGTGCGCAGGCTGCGCCCCGATATCGTGTTCGGTGCCGACATCATCGCGGGTTTTCCCACCGAAACCGAAGATATGTTTGTAAACTCGATGAAAATCGTCGAGGAATGCGGCCTCACGCATCTGCATGTCTTTCCCTATAGTGCGCGTGAAGGCACGCCTGCGGCCCGCATGCCGCAAGTCCGGCGCGACATCGTCAAGCAACGCGCCGCGCGCCTGCGCGCAGTCGGCGACCGCGCCTATGAAAAACATCTCGCTTCGCTGACACATAGCGTACAGCGCCTCCTGATCGAGAAGGAAGGTTTTGGCCGCACGGAAGGCTTTACGCTTGCCGCTGTCGAAACGGGCCAGCCGGGCGAAATCATCGAACGAATTGTGACGGGCCATGATGGTGAAAAACTCCTCACCCGTCAGGCGGAGCCGAAAGCGGCTTAA
- a CDS encoding septation protein A has product MTKPIFERDPAQKTEAERKEVPPLLKLALELGPLLVFFFANARGESLIERFPVLGQIGEPIFLATALFMVATLLALGISWVMTRTLPMMPLISGVVVLVFGALTLWLHNDTFIKMKPTIVNTLFGAILLMGLWFGKSLLGYVFDSAFKLDAEGWKKLTFRWGLFFLFLAVTNEVVWRNFSTDAWVAFKVWGIMPITVVFTLSQMPLIQKHSLPEAKND; this is encoded by the coding sequence ATGACAAAACCTATTTTTGAACGCGATCCCGCGCAAAAGACCGAAGCTGAGCGCAAAGAAGTGCCGCCGCTGTTGAAGCTTGCGCTGGAACTAGGACCGCTTCTGGTTTTCTTTTTTGCCAATGCACGCGGCGAAAGCCTGATCGAGCGCTTCCCAGTGCTCGGCCAGATCGGCGAGCCGATCTTTCTGGCCACTGCCCTCTTCATGGTCGCAACGCTTCTGGCGCTTGGTATTTCATGGGTTATGACGCGTACGCTACCCATGATGCCGTTGATTTCAGGCGTCGTGGTTCTGGTTTTCGGTGCCTTGACGCTGTGGTTGCATAATGACACTTTTATCAAGATGAAGCCGACCATCGTCAACACCCTGTTTGGTGCTATCCTGCTCATGGGTCTGTGGTTTGGAAAATCACTGCTTGGTTATGTGTTTGATTCGGCTTTCAAGCTTGATGCAGAAGGCTGGAAAAAGCTCACCTTTCGCTGGGGACTTTTCTTCCTGTTTCTCGCCGTTACCAATGAAGTGGTCTGGCGAAATTTCTCGACCGATGCATGGGTTGCCTTCAAGGTCTGGGGTATCATGCCGATCACTGTCGTCTTCACACTTTCACAAATGCCGCTTATCCAGAAACATTCATTACCGGAAGCCAAAAACGACTGA
- the sucC gene encoding ADP-forming succinate--CoA ligase subunit beta has protein sequence MNIHEYQAKRLLHTYGAPIANGVAVYSVEQAEEWAKTLPGPLYVVKSQIHAGGRGKGKFKELPEDAKGGVRLAKSIEDVVSHAKEMLGNTLVTKQTGPAGKQVNRLYIEDGADIERELYLSILIDRTVGRPAFVVSTEGGMDIEAVAEETPEKIVTVAIDPAKGVTDEDAAKLADALKLEGEAREDGVKLFPILYKAFTEKDMSLLEINPLIVMKNGRVRVLDAKVSFDGNALFRHADILELRDLSEEDEKEIEASKHDLAYVALDGNIGCMVNGAGLAMATMDIIKLYGAEPANFLDVGGGASKEKVTAAFKIITADPAVQGILVNIFGGIMKCDVIAEGVIAAVKEVGLKVPLVVRLEGTNVELGKKIINESGLNVISADDLDDAAQKIVAAVKGN, from the coding sequence ATGAATATCCACGAATATCAGGCCAAGCGCCTGCTTCACACATATGGCGCACCGATCGCCAATGGTGTGGCTGTTTATTCCGTCGAACAGGCGGAAGAATGGGCAAAGACGCTTCCCGGACCGCTTTATGTCGTCAAAAGCCAGATCCATGCTGGCGGACGTGGCAAGGGCAAGTTCAAGGAACTGCCTGAAGACGCCAAGGGCGGCGTGCGTCTTGCAAAGTCGATCGAAGACGTTGTTTCCCATGCCAAGGAAATGCTTGGCAACACCCTTGTCACCAAGCAGACTGGCCCGGCTGGCAAGCAGGTCAACCGTCTTTACATCGAAGATGGCGCCGATATCGAGCGTGAATTGTATCTCTCGATCCTGATCGACCGCACGGTTGGCCGTCCGGCTTTCGTGGTTTCCACCGAAGGCGGCATGGATATTGAAGCCGTTGCCGAAGAAACGCCTGAAAAGATCGTCACCGTTGCCATCGATCCGGCCAAGGGCGTGACCGATGAAGATGCGGCCAAGCTTGCGGATGCATTGAAGCTCGAAGGCGAAGCCCGTGAAGACGGCGTAAAGCTTTTCCCAATCCTCTACAAGGCCTTCACCGAGAAGGATATGAGCCTTCTCGAAATCAATCCGCTGATCGTCATGAAGAATGGCCGCGTGCGCGTTCTTGATGCCAAGGTGTCGTTCGACGGCAATGCGCTGTTCCGCCATGCCGACATCCTCGAATTGCGCGATCTGTCGGAAGAAGACGAGAAAGAAATCGAAGCTTCCAAGCACGATCTTGCTTATGTGGCGCTCGATGGCAACATCGGCTGCATGGTCAATGGCGCGGGCCTTGCCATGGCAACCATGGATATCATCAAGCTCTACGGTGCAGAACCTGCCAACTTCCTCGACGTTGGTGGCGGCGCTTCGAAAGAGAAGGTGACGGCTGCATTCAAAATCATCACCGCCGATCCGGCTGTGCAGGGCATTCTGGTCAACATTTTTGGCGGCATCATGAAGTGCGACGTCATCGCTGAAGGCGTGATTGCGGCAGTCAAGGAAGTCGGCCTCAAGGTTCCGCTGGTTGTCCGTCTTGAAGGCACTAATGTGGAACTCGGCAAGAAGATCATCAACGAATCGGGCCTGAATGTCATTTCGGCTGACGATCTCGACGATGCGGCGCAGAAAATCGTCGCTGCAGTGAAGGGGAATTAA
- the gloB gene encoding hydroxyacylglutathione hydrolase: protein MAHIDKRLDIEQFICRSDNYGVLIHDPESDLTASIDAPDAKAIETALDRRGWTLDFIFTTHHHLDHVEGNEALKAKFGVSIIGPEAEKDKIPGIDRTVRDGDAFTFGLFTVNVIATPGHTAGEVSYYIPSAKAAFTGDTLFALGCGRLLEGTPATMFQSLEKLVALPGDTAVYCGHEYTQSNARFALTIDPDNSALKERADTIARLRAADRMTLPTSIALEMATNPFLRWHDRAIRTRLNMDDASDEAVFAEIRKRKDLF, encoded by the coding sequence ATGGCACACATCGACAAACGGCTCGATATCGAACAGTTTATCTGTCGCAGCGATAATTATGGCGTTCTCATCCATGACCCGGAAAGCGATTTGACGGCCTCCATCGATGCGCCCGATGCAAAAGCCATCGAAACCGCGCTCGATCGGCGCGGCTGGACACTGGATTTCATCTTCACGACCCATCACCATCTCGACCATGTCGAAGGCAATGAAGCGCTGAAGGCCAAATTCGGCGTCAGCATCATCGGCCCCGAGGCGGAGAAAGATAAAATTCCCGGCATCGACCGCACGGTACGGGACGGCGATGCATTCACGTTCGGGCTCTTCACCGTAAATGTAATCGCGACGCCGGGACATACAGCGGGTGAGGTTTCATACTACATTCCTTCGGCGAAAGCCGCCTTTACCGGCGACACACTGTTTGCGCTCGGTTGCGGACGACTGCTCGAAGGAACGCCTGCAACCATGTTTCAATCATTGGAAAAACTGGTGGCACTGCCGGGCGACACGGCGGTCTATTGCGGCCACGAATATACGCAGAGCAATGCCCGTTTTGCGCTCACCATCGACCCGGACAATTCGGCGTTGAAGGAACGTGCCGATACGATCGCCAGATTACGGGCCGCAGACCGCATGACGCTGCCAACATCTATCGCGCTCGAAATGGCAACCAACCCGTTTTTACGCTGGCATGACCGCGCAATCCGCACCCGACTCAATATGGATGATGCTTCCGACGAGGCTGTATTTGCAGAAATCCGCAAGCGAAAGGACCTCTTCTAG
- the dapF gene encoding diaminopimelate epimerase: MANRAAFTKMNGLGNKIIVADMRGRDDRILPAAAIQLAGQSATAFDQIMAIHDARTAGTDHYIEIINCDGTQAQACGNGTRCVVQWLSQESGKKEYVFQTLAGVLTANEHEDGLITVDMGKPRFGWQDIPLAHEVADTRAVDLFAGPADAPVLQSPSIASMGNPHAIFWVENDVWSYALDAYGPLLEHDPIFPERANISVAQVTARDAITLRTWERGAGLTLACGSAACAAAVSGVRTNRTERKVTVHVPGGPLQIEWRDDDHVMMTGPAEWEFDGIFDPATGEWEYARNNNRGAA; the protein is encoded by the coding sequence ATGGCCAATAGGGCAGCCTTTACCAAGATGAACGGGCTCGGCAACAAGATCATTGTTGCCGATATGCGCGGGCGCGATGATCGCATTCTGCCTGCTGCTGCCATTCAGCTTGCAGGCCAAAGTGCCACTGCTTTCGACCAGATCATGGCCATTCATGATGCAAGGACTGCTGGAACCGATCACTATATCGAGATCATCAATTGCGATGGCACACAGGCACAGGCTTGCGGCAATGGGACACGATGCGTCGTGCAATGGCTATCGCAAGAAAGTGGCAAAAAAGAATACGTCTTTCAGACGCTTGCAGGCGTTTTGACGGCAAACGAACATGAAGACGGCCTCATCACCGTCGACATGGGAAAGCCGCGCTTTGGCTGGCAGGACATTCCCCTCGCCCATGAAGTCGCCGACACACGCGCCGTTGACCTCTTCGCCGGTCCTGCCGACGCGCCCGTCCTGCAATCACCGTCCATTGCCTCCATGGGCAATCCGCATGCGATCTTCTGGGTCGAAAACGATGTCTGGTCCTATGCGCTTGATGCCTATGGACCGCTGCTTGAACACGATCCGATCTTTCCGGAACGCGCCAATATTTCCGTTGCGCAAGTAACGGCCCGTGATGCAATAACTTTGCGAACATGGGAACGCGGCGCTGGGCTGACGCTTGCCTGCGGATCGGCTGCCTGTGCCGCAGCCGTCTCCGGCGTACGAACCAACCGAACAGAGCGCAAAGTCACTGTCCATGTGCCCGGCGGCCCCTTGCAGATCGAATGGCGCGATGATGATCACGTCATGATGACCGGCCCCGCCGAATGGGAATTTGACGGAATTTTTGATCCCGCAACCGGCGAATGGGAGTACGCCAGAAACAACAATCGCGGAGCAGCGTAA
- a CDS encoding protease inhibitor Inh/omp19 family protein, with amino-acid sequence MGISKASLLSIVAAGIVLAGCSRMGNPGPVAATGPAPLNAAPQGTVHKGNLNSPNAAQFPTAPVSNMPVDDANTQVASLPPESAPDLTPGSVAGVWTASLNGQSCKVATPQTKYGQGYRAGPLRCPGELSNLASWAVNGKQLVLYDASGGTVASLYSSGQGRFNGQTSGGQSLSLSR; translated from the coding sequence ATGGGTATTTCGAAAGCAAGTTTGCTGAGCATCGTGGCAGCCGGTATCGTGTTGGCCGGTTGCTCCCGGATGGGTAATCCCGGACCTGTCGCGGCAACTGGTCCGGCGCCGCTTAATGCTGCCCCGCAAGGCACGGTGCATAAGGGTAATCTTAATTCACCAAATGCTGCGCAGTTCCCGACGGCTCCGGTCAGCAATATGCCAGTAGATGATGCAAATACACAGGTTGCCAGTCTGCCACCCGAATCGGCACCGGATCTGACGCCGGGCAGCGTTGCTGGCGTCTGGACCGCTTCGCTCAATGGGCAGAGCTGCAAGGTTGCGACGCCTCAGACCAAATATGGGCAGGGTTATCGCGCGGGACCGCTACGCTGTCCGGGCGAATTGTCGAACCTCGCCTCCTGGGCCGTCAACGGCAAGCAGCTTGTTCTTTATGATGCATCCGGGGGTACGGTCGCATCGCTCTATTCGTCTGGTCAGGGCCGTTTCAATGGTCAGACATCGGGTGGTCAGTCCTTGTCGCTGTCGCGCTGA
- the ftsY gene encoding signal recognition particle-docking protein FtsY, which yields MAMGFIKKMFSFGKKEVEEKPVEQPIPDMRETQAPEEAPVADVVPVEPEPVVTTVAEAEPEQPPEHPPEHPIAEIEIPIEQPPVMEPPVAEPVVEVPVEADAQPQSETIIEPTLPEAELVTASPVVEEVMPPAPLKPQKVKVSKAVEEKQEETPVEATPEPRLSWFERLRRGLARSSSSLSDSIGGIFTKRKLDDETLQDLEDVLIQADLGLETAMRVTDALSSGRYGRDVTGEEVRTIMGAEIEKVLTPVAQPLELDLSHKPHVILVVGVNGTGKTTTIGKLAAKLTAGGLKVMLAAGDTFRAAAIEQLHIWGERTNSPVVSSKLGADAAGLAYDAWQQAKEAGSDVLIIDTAGRLQNKTELMDELAKIVRVLGKHDGEAPHTVLQTLDATTGQNALNQVEIFKNIAGVNGLVMTKLDGTARGGILVAISAKHKLPVYFIGVGEGVDDLEPFSASDFAKAISGVH from the coding sequence ATGGCAATGGGCTTCATCAAGAAAATGTTCTCCTTCGGCAAGAAGGAGGTCGAGGAAAAGCCGGTCGAACAACCGATCCCCGACATGCGCGAAACGCAAGCGCCGGAAGAGGCGCCCGTTGCGGATGTTGTCCCTGTTGAACCCGAGCCTGTCGTCACAACGGTTGCCGAAGCAGAGCCAGAACAGCCGCCAGAACACCCGCCAGAACACCCGATTGCCGAAATCGAAATTCCGATCGAGCAGCCGCCGGTCATGGAACCTCCCGTTGCGGAGCCTGTCGTCGAGGTGCCGGTTGAAGCTGACGCGCAGCCGCAATCCGAAACGATTATTGAACCGACGCTGCCCGAAGCGGAACTCGTCACTGCCTCCCCCGTTGTAGAAGAGGTTATGCCCCCGGCACCGTTAAAGCCCCAGAAGGTCAAGGTCAGCAAGGCGGTTGAGGAAAAGCAGGAAGAAACACCGGTTGAAGCTACGCCAGAACCAAGGCTTTCATGGTTCGAGCGTCTGCGGCGCGGCCTTGCCCGTTCTTCCAGCTCGCTGAGCGACTCCATCGGCGGCATTTTCACCAAGCGCAAACTTGACGACGAGACATTGCAGGACCTCGAAGACGTGCTGATCCAAGCCGACCTCGGTCTTGAAACAGCCATGCGCGTGACCGATGCGCTGTCATCAGGGCGCTATGGCAGGGACGTGACCGGCGAGGAAGTGCGCACCATCATGGGCGCGGAAATCGAAAAAGTGCTCACACCCGTGGCCCAACCGCTCGAACTTGATTTGTCGCACAAGCCGCATGTCATTCTGGTGGTCGGCGTCAACGGCACCGGCAAGACCACAACCATCGGCAAGCTTGCGGCAAAGCTCACCGCAGGCGGGCTGAAAGTCATGCTGGCGGCTGGTGACACATTCCGAGCCGCCGCCATCGAACAGCTGCACATTTGGGGCGAACGCACAAACTCTCCTGTAGTTTCAAGCAAGCTTGGTGCCGATGCGGCTGGCCTTGCCTATGATGCCTGGCAACAGGCCAAGGAAGCTGGCAGCGATGTGCTGATCATCGACACGGCCGGGCGATTGCAGAACAAAACTGAGCTGATGGACGAATTGGCAAAAATCGTTCGTGTTCTGGGAAAACACGACGGGGAAGCCCCGCATACGGTTCTTCAGACACTCGACGCCACCACCGGACAGAATGCACTCAATCAGGTCGAGATTTTCAAGAATATCGCAGGCGTCAACGGTCTGGTCATGACAAAGCTCGACGGTACCGCACGTGGTGGTATTCTGGTGGCGATCTCGGCAAAACATAAATTACCCGTCTACTTTATCGGTGTGGGCGAAGGCGTCGATGACCTTGAACCTTTTTCAGCAAGCGATTTTGCAAAAGCCATTTCAGGAGTACATTGA